A DNA window from Pungitius pungitius chromosome 1, fPunPun2.1, whole genome shotgun sequence contains the following coding sequences:
- the LOC119223333 gene encoding SH3 domain and tetratricopeptide repeat-containing protein 1: MVRRGLLTGDRGDLTVLLGNYLSARSNRDGGYRRKMSADGLQHRQVAEKTNRHSRKVHGFTRDSSCLRRTVSTCEEKVPTALPLLLDVVSGPERLPADEDSQEMLRGKLRNLQADSPEVNALFTELGIHLISIDSEEKVIYVTFKTFEEIWKFTSYYSIGFLGHCMENLLWDPKFWLSSLEEDIAIKVSVQEDSLHLIYKGILMQEGSLFARCSTNQMFDSSTSGGDLYLEKGDIAQFEPPFLGSGWTVLCLADGARGTAPRPGLELVVPFHQWFLKSCPESILIGDGKPSCDFPLHFASGTCLATSGYDAEGPDELSVTPGDRIIIVGILVSCCDWFTARKEATGEVGLVKTSLVKPSTDIHNSEDFFLDGEEVTFFNLQEDKAIEETNALLKKKSQNDPGHSYKLDMISYQDADKKIPSSSSGKLHTQLTDLKTNIQRFLDPGRESLPPSIVTMNGTLEDADLASEAKKTSPPCFTVHPVVEGDNNTEIFILLFSFLEGQDYKIEFGPLYRLSSELLASSIFTGHSGEDDLIAFLGVARETARKKRLLWSQTRLCFLLGKLCAGRSKFSQARVYFEEALGVPQEGFADLRLLASIYSNLVAVYLLQKNTESFFAMTERLVALLFGTPDCLECLVDNSALKYILKKAVLSHNKMAEARACHLLAKHHWTHAEGVRVVPYLERLLVLSTEAQRTWGISTSHEYLALGRLYSELRLPHLSVSSARRASQHPSATLTNCLSSMALLLSNVNRLNGTPEQEVTLPPQVAPYLHQALSSKKVQDGRSDRQHVLSHQLTVSLCQLFCKHRMVGHAIGHIHTLIDSDGLPQRLPISVPERNSTLIWLAWLHIENKQPDVALDILDSVLASMPEHCTTLQEGVVLNMRGVAFRCMGDLRRAAESYEAAVDVCQEYEDMPNWAVAQANLGLLCLKARAKDLAQRHLTEAVQLFSELDGEGHESNFITVLLELGQHYVKQHQLDFGKGCYEWALLLAINANLLDCQLTATRHLYHLYGCENPDQAQCIIYSQHQVQLLRQTGDRGREGEALEAISQLYLTLGTERAYKAALDDTKTSLGIFIDLGWREKEAYGWLQAGKIYHLVNQTELVDLYVQVAQDVALSTGDTGFILKLLEAAGDIFFNSSKDRDKAITFYRDRALPIAVKSSNVRSRLRLCNKLTELMLSLKLYGEAVEFAQTSLDISQTLGECLNERVACHRLASLYHCLDQYELAEHYYLKTLTLCPTSLLFGEETLYYVRVYLTLGDIIFYDLKDPFDASGYYHLALAAAMDLGNKKSQLQLCTRLATIYHNFLIDRELSLFFYQKARAFAAELNVRRINISPDQLNSSTSQYETTK; this comes from the exons ATGGTGAGGCGGGGACTGCTCACTGGGGACCGGGGAGACCTCACAGTTCTACTTGGAAACTACTTGTCGGCCAGGTCAAACCGAGACGGCGGGTACCGGAGAAAGATGTCTGCAGACGGCCTGCAGCACCGGCAGGTGGCGGAGAAAACGAACCGACACAGCAGAAAAG TGCATGGTTTCACCAGAGATTCTTCATGTCTGAGGAGAACTGTGTCAACATGTGAGGAAAAAGTCCCAACAG ctctgcctctgctgctggatGTGGTGTCGGGTCCGGAGCGTCTTCCTGCAGACGAGGACTCACAGGAAATGCTAAGAGGGAAACTGCGCAATCTGCAAGCTGACAGCCCAGAGGTCAACGCTCTGTTCACG GAGCTGGGCATTCACCTCATCTCCATCGACAGTGAAGAGAAAGTCATTTAtgtgacattcaaaacatttgaggAGATATGGAAATTCACCTCATATTATTCAATAG gtttCCTGGGTCACTGCATGGAGAATCTGTTGTGGGACCCGAAGTTTTGGCTCAGTTCTTTGGAGGAGGACATTGCAATCAAGGTCTCTGTTCAGGAGGACTCACTCCACCTGATCTACAAAGGCATCCTCATGCAGGAAG GTTCTTTGTTTGCTAGATGTAGTACCAACCAGATGTTTGACAGCTCCACCTCTGGAGGTGATCTGTACCTGGAAAAGGGAGACATAGCCCAGTTTGAGCCTCCGTTCCTGGGCTCCGGGTGGACTGTCCTCTGCCTGGCCGATGGAGCCCGAGGTACCGCACCCAGACCTGGGCTTGAGCTGGTTGTCCCTTTTCATCA ATGGTTTCTCAAATCCTGCCCAGAGAGCATTTTAATTGGTGATGGTAAACCCTcctgtgacttccctctgcaCTTTG CCTCAGGAACCTGTCTGGCCACATCAGGGTATGATGCTGAGGGCCCGGATGAGCTGAGTGTGACACCCGGTGATCGCATCATCATCGTTGGAATCCTGGTGTCTTGTTGTGATTGGTTCACAGCGAGGAAAGAGGCAACAGGAGAAGTGGGTTTGGTCAAGACAAGCCTGGTGAAACCGTCCACTGACATCCACAA TTCAGAAGATTTTTTTCTGGATGGAGAGGAAGTGACATTCTTCAATCTGCAAGAGGACAAAGCCATAGAAGAAACCAATGCCTTATTGAAGAAGAAATCTCAAAATGATCCTGGTCATAGCTACAAACTTG ATATGATCAGTTACCAAGATGCTGATAAAAAAATACCAT CCAGCTCTTCAGGCAAACTTCATACTCAGCTGACTGACTTGAAGACAAATATTCAGAGGTTTCTTGACCCCGGACGAGAGTCATTGCCCCCATCTATAGTGACCATGAACGGGACTTTAGAGGACGCTGACCTGGCCtcagaagcaaaaaaaacaagtccTCCCTGTTTCACTGTTCACCCGGTGGTAGAAGGAGACAACAACACAGAAATCTTCATTCTGCTTTTCTCTTTCCTGGAGGGACAAGACTACAAAATAGAGTTTGGCCCCCTGTACAGACTCAGTTCTGAACTCCTGGCCTCCTCCATCTTTACTGGTCACTCGGGAGAGGATGATCTGATTGCTTTCCTGGGTGTTGCCAGGGAAACAGCCAGAAAGAAGCGACTCCTTTGGTCACAGACTCGTTTGTGCTTTCTGCTGGGTAAGCTCTGTGCTGGAAGATCCAAATTCAGCCAGGCTCGGGTTTACTTTGAGGAGGCTCTCGGCGTGCCACAAGaaggctttgcggacctcaggCTGTTGGCCAGTATCTACTCCAACCTGGTCGCCGTATACCTTTTGCAGAAAAATACAGAGAGTTTCTTTGCTATGACAGAGCGACTTGTTGCATTGCTATTCGGGACCCCAGACTGCTTGGAATGCCTAGTGGACAACTCGGCTCTTAAATACATCCTCAAGAAAGCCGTTCTGTCCCACAACAAGATGGCAGAGGCCCGGGCTTGTCATCTACTGGCGAAGCACCACTGGACTCATGCTGAAGGGGTACGAGTTGTTCCTTATCTTGAGAGACTGCTTGTTCTTAGCACTGAAGCACAAAGAACGTGGGGCATCTCAACCAGTCATGAATACCTTGCCCTGGGAAGGCTCTACAGCGAACTCCGACTTCCCCATCTCAGTGTCAGCTCAGCAAGGAGAGCTTCTCAGCATCCCTCTGCTACACTGACAAACTGCCTCAGCAGCATGGCTCTACTATTGAGCAACGTCAACAGACTGAATGGGACCCCAGAACAGGAAGTAACCCTCCCACCTCAAGTGGCTCCCTATTTACACCAAGCCCTTTCTTCTAAAAAAGTCCAAGATGGAAGAAGTGACCGACAGCATGTTTTGAGCCATCAGCTTACCGTTAGTCTCTGCCAACTCTTTTGCAAGCACAGGATGGTTGGACACGCTATCGGCCACATACACACCCTCATCGACAGCGATGGACTCCCGCAGCGACTCCCCATCTCTGTCCCAGAGAGAAACAGTACCCTCATCTGGCTGGCATGGCTTCACATTGAGAACAAGCAGCCAGACGTTGCCTTGGATATCCTGGACTCTGTCCTCGCTTCCATGCCTGAACATTGCACTACCCTTCAGGAAG GCGTGGTCCTCAACATGCGTGGCGTGGCATTTCGGTGCATGGGTGACCTCCGGAGGGCGGCAGAGAGCTACGAGGCGGCTGTGGACGTCTGTCAAGAGTATGAGGACATGCCAAACTGGGCGGTAGCGCAGGCTAACCTGG GGCTGTTATGTCTAAAGGCTAGAGCTAAAGATTTGGCACAGAGACACCTGACTGAGGCCGTGCAGCTCTTCTCTGAGCTCGACGGAGAAGGCCATGAGTCAAACTTCATCACAGTACTGCTGGAGCTGGGTCAGCACTATGTGAAGCAGCACCAGCTGGACTTTGGGAAAGGATGCTATGAATGGGCTCTACTGCTGGCTATCAACGCTAACCTGTTAGACT GCCAGCTCACTGCAACTAGACACCTGTACCATCTGTATGGGTGTGAGAATCCAGACCAGGCCCAGTGTATCATTTACAGCCAGCACCAGGTCCAGCTGCTGAGacaaacaggagacagaggaCGGGAAGGAGAGGCGCTGGAAGCCATCAGCCAGCTCTACCTCACTCTGGGAacagaaag GGCATACAAGGCAGCCCTCGACGACACCAAGACCAGTCTTGGTATTTTCATTGACCTGGgctggagggagaaggaggcgtACGGCTGGCTGCAAGCGGGAAAGATCTACCACCTAGTCAACCAAACTGAACTTGTGGACCTTTACGTGCAG GTAGCTCAGGATGTTGCTCTGAGTACCGGAGACACCGGGTTCATCTTGAAGCTTCTGGAAGCGGCAGGAGACATTTTCTTCAACAGCAGCAAGGACCGGGACAAGGCCATCACTTTCTACAGG GACCGAGCTCTGCCCATCGCTGTGAAGAGCAGCAATGTTCGTTCCCGGCTGAGGTTGTGCAATAAGTTGACGGAACTGATGCTCAGTCTCAAGCTTTATGGTGAAGCTGTGGAGTTTGCTCAGACCTCACTGGACATCAGTCAAACTCTGG GCGAGTGTCTGAATGAGCGAGTGGCTTGCCATCGTCTGGCCTCTCTGTACCACTGTCTGGACCAGTATGAACTAGCTGAACACTATTACCTGAAAACCCTGACCCTCTGTCCAACCTCTCTGCTGTTTGGTGAAGAAACACTGTACTATGTTAGGGTGTACCTGACGCTGGGGGACATCATATTCTATGACCTGAAG GATCCATTTGATGCTTCGGGCTACTAC CACCTGGCTCTGGCCGCAGCCATGGATCTGGGTAACAAGAAGTCTCAGCTGCAGCTGTGCACCCGCCTCGCAACCATCTACCACAACTTCCTAATAGACCGGGAGCTCTCCCTCTTCTTTTACCAGAAGGCACGGGCCTTTGCCGCAGAGCTGAATGTGAGGAGGATAAATATCTCACCAGATCAGCTGAATAGTAGCACCTCACAGTACGAGACCACCAAATAA
- the LOC134127302 gene encoding uncharacterized protein LOC134127302 — MHRTRRQLVNILASDMTERNGRIPSRQQKEKYALGIITLFPSLKDPFSPKGYEHFYDGERGTGYLAWRLKTISRTSAKRPVKEVSVHQAQGPKRQRSATTLPQQLDGDACREAISFLVHSPDEASVFQKMKMTFQHRQDLVHDPQRSTDVFKTFPRFLDVKGLVNQDFLLLFGAETASKMLEKWDTSFKLKVIKEAKQLTPTTELCRLLKAAEKLAENDETDWDSDIASMLLLLYLLPPTAGRKRTKISPSAAVEKMVHFHKSCCSINEYLQERETKQPYILAVGRTQKAIDTFYIVVDKQLILCQATSSLGAFDELFKSHYVFNLSYDESLVHFYTFLQTTVYNIDATTTDESPRVCELRAKLLNDI; from the exons ATGCACCGCACTCGGAGACAGCTTGTCAACATATTGGCGAGTGATATGACTGAGAGAAATGG CAGGATTCCTTCCCGTCAGCAGAAGGAGAAGTATGCTCTGGGAATTATTACTCTCTTTCCCTCActgaaggatcctttttctccAAAGGGCTAT GAGCATTTCTATGATGGGGAAAGAGGAACTGGATATTTAGCGTGGCGCCTCAAAACCATTTCCAGGACTTCAGCAAAACGGCCAGTCAAAGAAGTCTCAGTGCATCAAGCACAAGGACCAAAGCGCCAAAGATCAGCAACCACACTGCCTCAGCAGCTTGATGGAGATGCCTGCAGGGAGGCCATTTCATTTCTTGTTCACTCCCCTGATGAAGCAAGTGTATttcagaagatgaagatgacgtTTCAACATCGTCAGGACCTAGTGCATGACCCACAAAGAAGCACAGATGTCTTCAAAACATTTCCACGCTTTTTAGATGTCAAAGGACTT GTGAATCAAGACTTCCTCCTGCTGTTTGGTGCTGAAACAGCCTCCAAGATGCTTGAGAAGTGGGACACCTCATTCAAGCTCAAGGTCATCAAAGAGGCCAAACAACTGACTCCGACAACTGAGCTGTGCCGACTTCTAAAAGCTGCTGAGAAACTTGCAGAGAACGATGAAACGG ACTGGGACAGTGACATCGCTTCCATGCTGCTTCTTCTCTATCTCTTGCCACCCACAGCGGGACGGAAGAGGACCAAAATAAGTCCAAGTGCTGCAGTGGAGAAAATGGTGCACTTTCATAAG tcatGCTGCAGCATCAATGAATATCTGCAGGAAAGGGAGACTAAACAACCATACATCCTTGCCGTTGGCCGAACCCAGAAGGCGATTGATACCTTCTACATCGTCGTTGACAAACAGCTCATCCTCTGCCAAGCCACCAGCTCGTTGGGTGCTTTTGATGAACTGTTTAAATCCCACTACGTGTTCAACTTGTCTTATGATGAGTCCCTGGTCCATTTCTACACTTTTCTGCAGACAACGGTCTACAACATTGATGCTACCACAACAGATGAGTCTCCAAGAGTTTGTGAGTTGCGGGCAAAACTTTTGAATGACatatga